The genomic stretch GGCAAGTAATACGTTAGCAAACACATCCACACCCCATCCTCCGATAGCCGAGGAcaagaggggggaggggggcaatCCAAGTGTACGTTCAGCTGTCTGTCCGTGACGCCACTTAAATACATGCGCACACAAGCACAACACACAATGCTGGGGCACAGTGGCGCAAACGTCAATGAAATGCAgcacaaaaaagagagaaagaaaaagaaaagtaagaaaacaacaataactTCAAAGAGAAGGAAGGCCAATTATCCTGGCGAAAAGATCGTTGCCATAGCAGCCATGTGAGGAAATTCCATATTGGGAGGTCCTGCATGTAGGATGTCTCCGTGAGAGGTGGTAGAGCGAGGAAATGGATTTATCGAGCAGATAAATTCCTACAATTTCAAgtgagatatacatatgtacatatatgaatcCAGGAATGCTGATTGCCAATTTGCATGTTGCGATTTCATTTAAAACTGTAAGAAACGGAAATGGCTTAAGCCCAGTCCTCAAAAAAAACACATCTAGAAacacattttcaattaaaaaagctTCATTCTCCCTCCGTTGACCGATAAAAACAGTGTTGACAATGCAAAAGGGTTTTGAGCTTTCAAATTCGAATTTTCGAAGAATAAAAACCGATTCGATCACTAATATTTCAAGCATATCCAGCACTTTCGTGtttgaattcaaattcaacTATGCAATGTCCTAGCTTTAGAATTCAAAGACCCTGCTTTAGGTCACGGAAATGATCCTCCTAACCCTTGATGAATCCAAAAACCATTTAACTGAAGTAGAACCCccatcaaattgaaatttcaattGGATTTTCAACCCCACATGATACTTGGAGTGCCtggtgtacgagtatgtttgtATCCCGTGTTCTGGTCACAATCAGTGGCTCTCTTTAACAGATTTTTGCTGGTGCCGATGGCCTAAGGGGGCCGGCCCGAGAGTTCCCTTGAAATATTCTGCTTAATGAAGCAACGACTGCGTTTCCTGCCTCAGCCAATTTGGTGTGAGTGTGTAATTCTTTAGCTATTACGGATACCCAACCAACCGAGCAGCCGCCCATCCTCCTCCAGCGTCAGGGCCAGGCTCTTGCTCAGCTCCACTTTCAGTCCCCCCGCACACACAGCGGCACCTGTGACAGTCAGGCGGCCAGACGACAGACAGCTTGGGGGATGGGATACTACCAAGGGACTGGCATAAAAAGTTACGCACGGACTCCTTCAGTCCCCCAACACGACCTAGCCTTTATAAGCCACCTGCCAAAGCAAGGGACGAGACGAGGCTTTCAACGTTTATCTGCGTtgaggtggtggtggcagtgtcggcggcggcggcggcggcaatcAGAGCCAGTCATGGCCGTGTGGCGCACTCACATAGCACATAGCACACAGCGCACAGCACACAGACACCATCTTCCTGCCACCACCATCATTTCCGCCACACTTCACCCGTAgcgccaacaacagcaaccacatTGCTCCACCACTTTGGCAACAAAATGTCCCACAATTACCACTGaggccacatccacatctaaCGAAGCCGATGATGATTCCTATGACAATTTTCTATAGCTGGCAAGTGGCAACTGCTCAGCGACTGCTGCTCCTTGCTTCTGCTTTCCGTCCCTCGAGCTCTTGGGGTTCAAGCCACCTCCAACCCCAAGCCAAGTCCAAATCCAACTAACAATCAGACATTGCCACCGCCACTCGTTGGGGCTGGCTGCTGCAGGCCGGGGCCAGTCGGTCGCCAATGTCCGTGTcccgtgtccatgtccatgtcggTGTCCAGTGTCCCTTGTCCGTgttccgtgtccatgtccgtcCCATGCTGTCCAACGTCCAACTGTTTTGTGTGCTGCGTCTCACCATTCCGATCCCGTTATCATGTCTCCAGTTTCAAAGTTTTCTCATGTAACCAGCCACGGGAGGAAGCGTCCGTAACGGGCAGCAGGGATCAGGGCATGCCAAGGGGCGACACAACCAGCAGACGGTCGCACGTAACGGATGAATGGGCGGACGTGgagcaccacaccacaccactcatactcatactcacACTCACACCACTGCAGCGGCATTGCGGCTAAAAAGCCATActatgccatgccatgccatgccaatGCTTCAAGGCAACcagaagcagccacagcaCAGTCATGGAATGCCTAAatacggcaacaacaacaacaagcggATTGGGTTGTCTTTGGGCTATAGGAATACCTACTGAAATCCTTAGGCTAAAActtttcaaattcaaatttgaattcaaaCACGAAAGTGTTGGAAATGGTCGAAATATCGCTTTATCGATCAGAGGTACACGATCGAAACGGTTCTCATTCTTCGAAAATTCGAATTTAAAATTCGAACAGTTTTAACTGTATTTTCCTCTCTTTATTGGAATTTAGTGATCATTTCTGTAATTTCTTCCGCTTTTAACAAATTGATTTAGATTGAAATCGTTTTATCCGAGATACAATATACTCCACACATTGACCAATAGCAGGGTGTACTACTAGAGCAACATCCACGCTTCAGACGACACTCGCCAAACACCATGGAAATGGAGAgcaactgctgctgttccACTCACACTCCCACCTCTACCATCTAGCCCCACATCTTTCCgcacacccacagccacaacaataAGGAGTAAGCTCCATCTCGACCCTTCGCCCCGCCACCCGAcctctggctggctgtctgtctgtgtgtgcgggtgtgtgCGTTGTGCGGGTGTGAGAGTGTGCGAAATCAGCCGGTGCCGCCTGTTCGTCTGGCTTCcgttgagtgtgtgtgcatgtgtatgtgttgtCGGAGAGTTGCCTGCAATTATTCCGTTAGTGTTGGGTCACCCCTCCCACTCAccaatccactccactctccactctccttCCCCACAACCCCACTAcatccatccacacacacacacacacacacacaacaaagcAGAGGAGAAAAGGCGCGTCCGCATCGCTCGTTACTCACACCAACAAGTGCAGCTGCTGTTTTCCTTTGGGCCTTCCACTCATCCTCTGCGAGTCGTCGTCCTGTTGCCGGTTGCCTTTGCTGTTTTTGTCGACACTTTTTTCACGGCTTGCTCGCTTGACTGCTCTTTCGTGcgttgccagtgccagtgccagtggcagtggcagtcccAGAGCCAAAGCCTTATTCCTCCAGCTCCAACCATCAACAATTTCAAccgcatccccatccccaacccaatccctcctgctgcttgtttttctttggggtTCGCGCTCAGTCGTTCGTTGAGCTTTGCCTTGGCTGCTCTCCAcgccctctccctccctctgccACCCTCTCCCCTGCACCATGCTATTTGCCATCGTCCTTTTTTGCCTGAAAATCAAAACACACGTCTCGGCGTGCGGCGCACATCTGCATGGAATTTCTAAAGTACGTGCCACGGACAAATGGACGgcagccatcgccatcgccattgccatctTCTGCCACAACCGCCAGGCAACTTTGGCGCTGTGccgtgctctgctctgctgtgctgtgctgtggcacATTCATGGATTACATAGCTACTAGTCGTACCAGCAGCCATTCCTATTCCGTCGTCGCTTGTCTGTTTGTATATTTGGCGGCATGGCGGCATGGCGGCATGGCGGCGAGAACGTGAACCGTAACATGCAGAACCTTTAGTGAAAAGATACACTAAAAGAAAAACTCTCTATCGACAGAAGAGAGAGATCAATGAGAGCAAACCTCCAGACCTGCAtctcttttcttctctttGGTGTAATTCGAGTTCGAATTTAACAGGAGTAGTGTTGGGAACGAGAAAAAAAAGCTTGGGCTAGCTTGATAGACTCTGCGAGAGAGCATATCTGCCCGTTTTGCTCTCTTCGCGATCTTCCTCTCCCAATCAGTATCTGTGCTTTAATCCTATTATCTATatactatgtacatagctaCCACAAGCCTCGAATTCAAATATCTATCTagtaggtttttttttttgttctgtgcACCTCGGGCTAAGGCGTTGCGGCCTGCGCGTGCGGTGTTCAAGCTTGGCATTATAATTTCTTGCTCCGCATAGAAGCTCACACACATACTCACACAACGCCACCGTGTAGATTCAGGGCGCACATTTTAACACTCTCAACAATAAACAGCATGTCACTTAGCTCAAACTTCAAAAGTGCGCCAGTCTGGGGCTCTGGTCCCGGGGCTTGGGCTACGGCTATAAGTAGGATTTGAGCATGGGCAGCGATTGGGTGGATGTGGGGCAGGAGGAGTTGGAGGACCTCTCCAGGCCTCCGCCGAGAAGGAGTCATCGTCGCAGTCACCGACATCGTTATGCGAATGCCGCCAGCATGCTTCCGTGCCGTGCcaaagttttttatttgtcatcgtcatcgttggCGGCAACGGAATTCGCCTGACAACACGACGGCGACGGGGGTGACGGGGGTGACGGGAGCGAcgggggtggcggtggcggcgacAACGACAAAGTTCTGCACCCGCGTtgcagggggggtggggagggtgGCTGGCACCGGCGGGTGCGAGTTGAGTTGAGGTCGTTGATGGGTGCTGGCGATAATAAACAGACCCAGACCGAGCGCGAGCGCGGGACACACACATCCGTACCGTCACCACCGCACCACTCAAGACGAGAGCCTGCGGCGAAACGGCATGAAAAAGGCGCGCACACTGAAACTGAAGCGTGGCGTTGTGGGGCACAGAACGTGCTCTGGTCCCTTAATCAGCTGGAAGAGAAATACGAAAAATACCCCAACAAGTATGCTACAACACTCATGATTGCTCTTTATCCTGGAATAGGAAATAATcgaaattttaaataaaagtaaatctTATAACCCACTGATTGTAGTGTAATGCAGGCCAAAACAGTGTTGGAAAATGTGATCATACATTATTGGGTAAGAAAATGGCGAAGATCCTAGCATATTATCCCACTGTACTTGTAAGCGGTTTGATTGTCATGGCAATTCGAAAGCATTTGTCGGTCGCTCGCCCCGCGCAGACACAAAATCTCACACCCAACCACACGGACCCACTCCAGGAAACTCGGTCCCGTGCCCCACTCTCTCCCCCCGTGGCGGCACACAACtgagcaggagcagccacTTGCCACATTTGGCTTTCTGCCAGAGCCAGACTCCAGGACTCGTGCTGGCTGAGCCGGCAGTGCGGTGGgtgcggcaacggcaacggcagcggcaactaAAAATGCGACGTGCGAGATTATCGTGTCGCTTGTTGGTCGTCCCCATCCGTACACCAACACCCGTACATtcgtacacacacagacaccccatccctttgttgttggtgtttttgtgGCTGCGCACAAACTCTCCACCCActctgccagtgccactgtaTCCTGGCCCCCTTCCCACCATCTCTTCGACAACTTACTGGCGCTGACGGAGGCAACTGCTGACTGCTACTTATGGCGTTGATGATGGCACaatgacaacaacaagcaaTTCTTCGGTTGAAGTGTGGACTAAATGATACCTAGATCATATTCTAAAACTGAAGACGGATCCATTCGATTGGGGCTTTGAAAGAGTGTTGCAAAACGGCACGATGACAGGCACAAGGATTAAGTGTGTTCTCAATCTAGATCATGTTCTAAAACTAAACATGGCTGTATTTTCTAACAGGTTACAAAGTATTGTAAACTAGTTTGGGGATGACTTGGTAAACGATCGGTGAAAGGGTTTGctttaaaaaaagaagaaataaatatttatggatttGAAGAGGACATATTTTGCCCCAAAGCCCAATATAGACATCGCATCCAGCAGCGTGTCCCTGCCAGAAAGTATGCAGCGTGCGCACGCGAGGATAACGACTCGGCGGAGGAGGACAACAAGCCCCAcagagtgtatgtgtgtgtgcgtgggacGAAAACAGGGGATGGGGACAGCGACAGGCGAAGCGCACGATGAAGCGGGCTGGGAGCAGGGGACGatgtgctgctcctgctcctgctcctgctgctgtgctgtgtgcgACTAATTGGGTGAGAGAATGTGGGTGCTTAAATTGGTTTCGTGCTTTCGTGTGACGCGTGCGGAGGCGTGTAAAGCTTTTGCCTCGGTGTGCGTGcgtatgtgtgggtgtgtgcgagtgtgcaGGCGACAGGCTGCCCTGCTCCTGGCCCTCGGttttgtgctgctgttgttgttgctggcatGAATGCTTGATGGCGTGACGGCAGCCGGTTGTTGCCAGCAATTGGAACGAACGCGGCaaggggggagggtgggggcCACAGGACACAGGCCAAAGGAGGcaacgaggacgaggacgacgccgccaccgccgccgccgactaCGACTCCgatgaacgaaaaaaaagcaaatacaATTTGCCTCGCCTGGatgtgaattttatttttgcgTGCTTTCTTTTTCTCTGCTCTCACAATTTTACTTTTGTTGTATTGCTCTGTGCTTGGGATTTGCGGCGGCGGGGAAGGGAAGAGGGAAGCGGGAGTTCGTGCAAAGACTCTtcatacccccaccccccgctgGCGCAGCTTGTTTATGCCATTTTGTTTATGCTGCCCACATGACGTGCACTGCGCactttttgttcattttgttattttttagttCTTCCACCTGATGGATGGAGTGGTagggggagctggagctggagctggaggggCTGCGTGGAGAGGAGTGGCGGAAAGATGGTCACATTGCATACAGAATTCATTCACTCTTCTTAGACGACGATGAGCTATTCCTACGCGCCTCATCTAAAATATTCGTATCCTGTACGAGTATGATCATGTGCTCGTTCTCAGCGGCCACCAGAATCTCACTCTTGAGGGTTCGCATACGCAGATACGTAAGCTCATCCGTAGGTTCGACCTCGTGCACTAGCGCCCGTGCCATCTTCACCATCGGTCGCATTTTTCCGGCAAATATGCTGCTAGACGTAGAATCCATGGATGTGCGAACGGCTTCGCCTTCGCCATTGACCAGTATAGCCCCCATGACGCCCGGCAGTTTCAACAGGCGATCGAACGTCGTCTCAACGTCTGACATGGCGATGGTAGTCAGCGAGGTAGGAGCGAGATGTTTTTCTGAATTTGTTGATCTTTTGAATAGGAAAACCAAATCTTTAAGCCATTGGAAAATTTTGTTAGTTTCAGTAAAATTTGTATGGGGACTTATTTGAGGCATTTTTATCAAAGCCTGCCTAGATGTTATAAAACGATCCCTAAGAACATATTGAATTTGAATCTGTTTCAATCACCACAATCCCAGAATCGCAGTTGATTATTAATCCAATCAGTTGTCCAATTAACTCTTAGATTTCCGAGTCCATGAGGAAGTTGCCACTCCATTTGACTAGCGTTGCAGGGAGTACCGCTCAACCCCTTGACTACGGCTATAGGCATGGACACATTATGCAAGCCTTGCAGAAGCCATTCGCTGGAGTCCTTGTCAAAGGTTGGACCTTATCCGGCGGCACAGCACGCGGCACGGCATTGCCTGCACAACCCCAAAAACGCATCGAGGAAAAGGAAGGAGGGGGCGAGCCGTGACGAGACGAGGCGCCACTCCCCATGCTGCAGAGCAATCATTTCTGGCAGCATGCTGCGTTGCCTGGCGGCGGCAGCCAGCACAGACGACGACTGTCGACGGCGGCTGCGAAGGTTGGGGGTCACGTAAATGGCGTTGAATTACAGCCCGACAATCGAAGCGTTGAAGTCTCGAACTTAAGAGTTACGTCtgcgccaccaccaccgcagAGCACAcggcccacacccacacagccgTGGCCGCCCCACGCCCACTCCAGTGCCGCTGTGTGCATCATTTATAAGCCCGGCTAGGCCACAGATTGTCtcggcggcaacggcggcggcgacgacgGGTCGAGTCGAGTGCGCACGCACGCCACCAAGCCGATGATGAGCTCAggacggcaacaacaacaaaaatataacttTATGACTGTGGGTCGTTGGGTGTCACGTGCGGGTctgggtccgggtccgggctTGCATGTTGTATAATTCATTTGCTGTAGTGAACCCCTTTCGGTGTGCAGAACTATTTATTCAATAATTCGTCGTAAAAGGTTAACACGGAGGAACGCCATGCCATGCGGTGAGACCACGGATCTGGCACAGCGGCGCCGGAGGACCCTCAACTGTTAGAAATTCCTAACTTTAGTCAAAATGTTTGTGGCATGTGTgcccatatttatatattacttatatatatattacttACCCAATGATTTCAGGTGTTTTTCCATCGTAAATTCACACTGAAACGTGATCAGCATAAATGGCGCCTTCTGTCCAACTCTTGTTGGCGGCTTTTTTTTAAGCCAGAATATCCATTCAGCATGCCCTTCTAACAACCCGCACATCGCGCACGCTCGGAACACTATTCCTAACCGAGTATTAAACTAAAAACACTCATTATTAGCACAATTATTAGAACAAAGCCGacttaaaaataacaaaaacgtAATAAGCAAAAGGAACGGTAAATAATATGCAGTGGCTGCCAACTTTTTGCAAATGAAATTGGCGCCAGAAATAAGTGACATGAGGACTGCCAATCTGTGCAAGAAATCAGCTgttcaaaatataccaaatttggtattgTTAGCACTTTTCAGTGCTGTAAAAGcggtaaatatttttgaaaaccaatttgaaaaaagcaacaaacaaaatccatttaaataattgtaaaaaactgaaaataaaatgaagTTCACCATACTATGTGATTTCAGCAAAGTTGGATCCAAACTACAGCTGGTCGAAAATTATATTTGttctttaatttctttttaaaCGTTTAAGTACACTATGTAACACTTAAGTAACTGTTTCCATATAGAACACAAATATTGTCATTTTAGCACGTATCTGCTATAGTTTTGTAGAGGTATTCGACTGCGGATGTTAGACGATGCTTTTCTGGGCCTGAAATGATGTAAGCATTAACACTTTCTCATAAATGAATATTGAGTAATACTTACATCCTGTGCCACCTTAAGTAAATGCTCGAAACTGGATTTTCCCGTCTGCATAACCATGCCATGAAACACTTTACTCTCGGACTCGGTCAAGAGCTCGTAGGGGGATCCGAACTCCACCACTCTGCCAGCATCCAGAACCATAACCTTGTCCGAGTCCATAATTGTGTTCAGGCGATGGGCTATCGTCAGGACAGTGCAGTCCTTGAACTTGTTGCGAATGGTGGTCTGGATGAGGCCATCCGTCTGGGGATCCACATTGGCCGTAGCCTCGTCCATTACCAGAATGCGATTCTCGCGCAGAATGGCACGGGCCAGGCACACCAACTGACGCTGACCCACGCTGAAGTTTGTTCCCCCTTCGGAGATGCTACTCTGTAAGCCCGTGGGCAGCTCGGAGATTTCCTCTTTGAGATGCACCTGAAAAAAGTTGAAAACATGAGTGTCTCCTTCAATTATGATAAGAGTAATTCTAAAACATACCTCTTCCAGGGCCTGCCACAGCTTATCATCCGGGTACTGCTCAAAGGGATCCAAATTGTAGCGCATTGTTCCTGAGAATAGCACCGGTTCCTGTGGAATGATTGAGATCTTGCTGCGCAGATCGTGCAAACCCATCTCATTCGTGTTTCGCTTATCGATCAGAATGGATCCGTCGTTGTAGGACAGTCGGAACAGGGCATTGATCAGGGAGGACTTTCCCGCTCCCGTGCGTCCGACGATGCCCACCTTTTCGCGCGGTTTGATGACAAAATTCAGAGACTTGAGCACGGTGTCCGTTTCGGGATCGGGCGCATATCTCAGACTCAAATCCTTGGCCACCACTTGACCCTCTTCTGGCCAACTCTTAGGAGGCTGTTTGTCATTTGTCGATGAGAAATCGCCTTCTGCGTCCAAATTCTTATACTCGAGGACACGCTCCACCGATGTCATTGAATTTTCCAGCTCGGCCGACTGTCGCATGCCCCACTGAACCATTCCCGTCATGCCCAAGGCCTGGGTGATGGCCAGGCCAATCTGGCCGGGATTGCCGACTGGCGGATTGAAGAAACTATTGAGAATCACCGAAACCACATAGGCCACGCAGAAGAGATCCAAGTAGTAGCCAAAGGCACGACTGGTCGAGATGAACGTGTAGTAGCCGGAGCTGTGCAGATCCTGATAGTTGTCGTATTCCCGAATCAGTGTCCTTTGGGCGCCCAAGGCCCGGATCGTGGGCAGGCCGTTGAGCGTGGCACTAAAGTGCGAGTACATGGGCGAGCGTGCCACCGCCTCGAGGCGCTTCACATCTCGCGACGTCTTGAGGTAGAACTCCCGCCAATAGTAGAAAGCCAGCACCATGGCGATGGTGTTGACTAGGTACCAGGGATTGGTGAGGCACAGCACGCAGATGATGCCCGTCAGCGTTAGAAATATCTGAATGCAGTCCAGCATCACGGCGGGCAATATCTCATCCACCTGCCCAAGGTCCATGGCGAACCGGTTGAGGATCCTTCCGGAGGGATTTGTGTGAAAGAAATACAATGCCGTGCGCGACACACCCCGGAACATGGTGTTGTGGAGCTCTGTGGACGAGTGCATGGTCATGCTGAAGAACAGCAGCGTGCGTAGCATAGCAAAAATCACCAGCGAAATGTTGATGGCAGCAAAGTAGTAAATATCCAACGAAGAAGAAGACGTGGCATTGTTCTTTACCCTGTAAGAAGATTAATTGTACTTATTAAAGTTTGCTTTGATCATATATTCCATTGCTCACCAATAGGACAGAAAGTAGTCCCCGCCAGAGGCAAGGAGTTGTGTGCCAGCGCACAGGACCACCAGCAGGGCAAACGTTAGCAGCCCGCAGCCAGCTGCAAAATATTTCTTGTACATTGCCAGGCCGATCGTGCCGCCACTTCGCGACTCCTGCACCTGCACCGAACTCGGCTTCGGTTTCTCCTTTTCCTGTGGCACCAACGAATCCTGGGAGGAGGCACTGCCCGTGCTTTGAGTGCTGCTCTGGCGGGAGAGTGACTTATTGTTCTCCTCAACATCGCCAGCTCCGCTCTCCTCATTTTGGGTGCTCTCTGCCAAGAGTTGAGCAAAATCCTGGCCACTCTGTAGCATTTCCGCATAGCTACCGATGGCCGTGATTTTTCCTTTGTCCATGATCACAATCAGATCGGCCTGCTCCAGGAACTGCAGCTGATGGGTGACCAGAATTACTAGTTTTTGGCGCAGGAATCCCCGCATGCATTCATCGAACAGATGCCGACCCACATGGGTGTCCACAGCGCTGAGGGGATCGTCCAGCAGGTATACATCCGCCTTGCGATACACAGCCCTGGCCAGGCTGATCCTCGCCCTCTGGCCACCCGACAGCGATGCTCCACGCTCGCCCACAATCGTTCCATCGCCATGTAGCAGCTCCAGGTCTCGCTCCAGGGCGCACTTCTTCACAACCGTGCGGTAGCGTTGCTTATCCATGGGCAAACCGAACAGAATATTGTCCCGTACGGACGCGTTGAAAAGCCACGGCTCTTGGGAGGCATAAGAGAATCTGCCATGCACATGGACACCTCCCGCTTCGGGAGACAGTTCTCCTAGAATGGCTTGGATGAGGCTGGATTTGCCAGCACCCACTGGTCCTATGACGGCCACCAATTGCCGGCGTCTCAGTGTCATGTTGATGTTGTCCAGGACTGGCTCGTGGGTCTCTGGACTCCAGCGTGCTCTTAAATCCTTGATATCCACTAGAACATCGGGCTTATATCCATCTGCGATTTGATCGGATTTCTGCTCCTTCTCTGTCAGCAAATGTTGGCTTTCGGCGGGTTCTTCTTCCGCTTGATACGGCATATGATCCACATCGGGCTCGTCGCGCAGCATAAAGGCCTTGATGCGGCGCAGCGAGACCAATAGTTCGGAAAACTGTGACATTCCAGAGGGGAAGAACTTGGCCACTGTCCGCCGCAGAATGTTGTAGAAGGCCGTCACACAGAAGGCTCGCTCCGCTGTGAGTTCACCTCCCATAAGGACAAACCCCATGAGGCTGACAAAGATGGCAATGCGTCCCAGGGTGATCTCAAAGGACAGCAGAACGCCACGTAGCAAATTCACCTGACGAATAGAGCTCATCTCGCTGCGGCGCAACTGTTCGATAAGCCTGCCGAACGGCCGCTCCCAGGTGTACATCTTGATCACCTGTATCCCCGAAATGATCTCGTTCATCATTCGCACACGCTGGTCCGTCCGCAGCGCGGTCTGCATGCGCAGCATGGAGGTGATTTTGCTCAGATACGTTTGCAGGGGCAAGTAGAGCACAAGGATACCAATGCCCAAGAAGGAGGCCGGTCCGATTTGCTGATACAGAAAGTAGGCGGCAATCATCAGCTCCACCGGAGCCAGCCACAGGAAGTGCAAATGGATGAGCGCGCGATCGAAGCGATTCAGATCGTTGGACAACAGATTGACCACCTGACCGATGGTGGTATCGCCCATGGCAGTGCGGCTAAGGCGGAGAGCTTTACGGTAGATGGCACAGCTGACGGCCACCCTCATCTTCATGGCCAGATGCTGAAATGTTAATTACTCGAGCTAATGAAAGTTGCATTCGGATTCGTTTTATAGTATCTTACCATCATTCCCATCATATAGGGATGCGTGAGGAGCACGCACGACAGCACACACAGGATCAAAGCGACAGCATAGAGCTGTGCGGCTAAGCTGCTGCCTTCGCCATGCTTGCTAAACTCGGATATAAGTCCAGCCAGGATCAGAGGAACAGTGGCCCTAGAGGAACGaggcaattaaaataattatttccCATCAAATAAACTGTGAAGTCCACTCACCTTGTTCCCAGCTCTAGAGCGCCAATCATCACGGCAGAA from Drosophila pseudoobscura strain MV-25-SWS-2005 chromosome 4, UCI_Dpse_MV25, whole genome shotgun sequence encodes the following:
- the LOC6902791 gene encoding probable multidrug resistance-associated protein lethal(2)03659 isoform X3 encodes the protein MQANKLPTNPRESAGILSSLMFCYALPILFKGRKKTLQPTDLYNPLEEHKAESLGDRFFRAWEDEVEACRRKDSRREPSVLRVVFRVFRWELLRSAVMIGALELGTRATVPLILAGLISEFSKHGEGSSLAAQLYAVALILCVLSCVLLTHPYMMGMMHLAMKMRVAVSCAIYRKALRLSRTAMGDTTIGQVVNLLSNDLNRFDRALIHLHFLWLAPVELMIAAYFLYQQIGPASFLGIGILVLYLPLQTYLSKITSMLRMQTALRTDQRVRMMNEIISGIQVIKMYTWERPFGRLIEQLRRSEMSSIRQVNLLRGVLLSFEITLGRIAIFVSLMGFVLMGGELTAERAFCVTAFYNILRRTVAKFFPSGMSQFSELLVSLRRIKAFMLRDEPDVDHMPYQAEEEPAESQHLLTEKEQKSDQIADGYKPDVLVDIKDLRARWSPETHEPVLDNINMTLRRRQLVAVIGPVGAGKSSLIQAILGELSPEAGGVHVHGRFSYASQEPWLFNASVRDNILFGLPMDKQRYRTVVKKCALERDLELLHGDGTIVGERGASLSGGQRARISLARAVYRKADVYLLDDPLSAVDTHVGRHLFDECMRGFLRQKLVILVTHQLQFLEQADLIVIMDKGKITAIGSYAEMLQSGQDFAQLLAESTQNEESGAGDVEENNKSLSRQSSTQSTGSASSQDSLVPQEKEKPKPSSVQVQESRSGGTIGLAMYKKYFAAGCGLLTFALLVVLCAGTQLLASGGDYFLSYWVKNNATSSSSLDIYYFAAINISLVIFAMLRTLLFFSMTMHSSTELHNTMFRGVSRTALYFFHTNPSGRILNRFAMDLGQVDEILPAVMLDCIQIFLTLTGIICVLCLTNPWYLVNTIAMVLAFYYWREFYLKTSRDVKRLEAVARSPMYSHFSATLNGLPTIRALGAQRTLIREYDNYQDLHSSGYYTFISTSRAFGYYLDLFCVAYVVSVILNSFFNPPVGNPGQIGLAITQALGMTGMVQWGMRQSAELENSMTSVERVLEYKNLDAEGDFSSTNDKQPPKSWPEEGQVVAKDLSLRYAPDPETDTVLKSLNFVIKPREKVGIVGRTGAGKSSLINALFRLSYNDGSILIDKRNTNEMGLHDLRSKISIIPQEPVLFSGTMRYNLDPFEQYPDDKLWQALEEVHLKEEISELPTGLQSSISEGGTNFSVGQRQLVCLARAILRENRILVMDEATANVDPQTDGLIQTTIRNKFKDCTVLTIAHRLNTIMDSDKVMVLDAGRVVEFGSPYELLTESESKVFHGMVMQTGKSSFEHLLKVAQDAQKSIV
- the LOC6902791 gene encoding probable multidrug resistance-associated protein lethal(2)03659 isoform X4 → MIGALELGTRATVPLILAGLISEFSKHGEGSSLAAQLYAVALILCVLSCVLLTHPYMMGMMHLAMKMRVAVSCAIYRKALRLSRTAMGDTTIGQVVNLLSNDLNRFDRALIHLHFLWLAPVELMIAAYFLYQQIGPASFLGIGILVLYLPLQTYLSKITSMLRMQTALRTDQRVRMMNEIISGIQVIKMYTWERPFGRLIEQLRRSEMSSIRQVNLLRGVLLSFEITLGRIAIFVSLMGFVLMGGELTAERAFCVTAFYNILRRTVAKFFPSGMSQFSELLVSLRRIKAFMLRDEPDVDHMPYQAEEEPAESQHLLTEKEQKSDQIADGYKPDVLVDIKDLRARWSPETHEPVLDNINMTLRRRQLVAVIGPVGAGKSSLIQAILGELSPEAGGVHVHGRFSYASQEPWLFNASVRDNILFGLPMDKQRYRTVVKKCALERDLELLHGDGTIVGERGASLSGGQRARISLARAVYRKADVYLLDDPLSAVDTHVGRHLFDECMRGFLRQKLVILVTHQLQFLEQADLIVIMDKGKITAIGSYAEMLQSGQDFAQLLAESTQNEESGAGDVEENNKSLSRQSSTQSTGSASSQDSLVPQEKEKPKPSSVQVQESRSGGTIGLAMYKKYFAAGCGLLTFALLVVLCAGTQLLASGGDYFLSYWVKNNATSSSSLDIYYFAAINISLVIFAMLRTLLFFSMTMHSSTELHNTMFRGVSRTALYFFHTNPSGRILNRFAMDLGQVDEILPAVMLDCIQIFLTLTGIICVLCLTNPWYLVNTIAMVLAFYYWREFYLKTSRDVKRLEAVARSPMYSHFSATLNGLPTIRALGAQRTLIREYDNYQDLHSSGYYTFISTSRAFGYYLDLFCVAYVVSVILNSFFNPPVGNPGQIGLAITQALGMTGMVQWGMRQSAELENSMTSVERVLEYKNLDAEGDFSSTNDKQPPKSWPEEGQVVAKDLSLRYAPDPETDTVLKSLNFVIKPREKVGIVGRTGAGKSSLINALFRLSYNDGSILIDKRNTNEMGLHDLRSKISIIPQEPVLFSGTMRYNLDPFEQYPDDKLWQALEEVHLKEEISELPTGLQSSISEGGTNFSVGQRQLVCLARAILRENRILVMDEATANVDPQTDGLIQTTIRNKFKDCTVLTIAHRLNTIMDSDKVMVLDAGRVVEFGSPYELLTESESKVFHGMVMQTGKSSFEHLLKVAQDAQKSIV
- the robl37BC gene encoding dynein light chain roadblock-type 2 — protein: MPQISPHTNFTETNKIFQWLKDLVFLFKRSTNSEKHLAPTSLTTIAMSDVETTFDRLLKLPGVMGAILVNGEGEAVRTSMDSTSSSIFAGKMRPMVKMARALVHEVEPTDELTYLRMRTLKSEILVAAENEHMIILVQDTNILDEARRNSSSSSKKSE